The Plasmodium gaboni strain SY75 chromosome 9, whole genome shotgun sequence DNA segment GTGCCAATAATATTTGTCAAGTACCTTTCAATCTTAAAATTCGTCCAAAAGAATTAGATATGCTTAGAAAAGTTGTCTTTGGATATAGAAAACCATTAGACAATATTAAAGATGATATAACAAAAATGGAAGAttacattaaaaaaaatgatacaACCATAAAAAGTATAGAGGAATTAATTAAAGAAACTAAGAAAACAAttgaacaaaataaaaaaacaaatgccagtgaagatgaaaaaaagaaattatatcAAGCTCAATATgatctttttatttacaatAAACAATTGGAAGAAGCACATAATTTAATAAGTGTTTTAGCAAAACGTATTGAcactttaaaaaaaaatgaaaagatAAGTGAATTACTTAAAAAGATAgaagatattaaaaaaCCCAAACCACCAACTTCTGCAGATGCAACACATACTCTTActgatgatgataataagaatatagCTAAACATGAGGCAGATATTAAAGATATCGCAAAGACTATTAAATTCGATATTGATAGTTTATTTACTGATCCACTTGAATTAGAATACTATTTAAGAgaaaaaagtaaaaatattgaCATAGGTGCAAAGGTTGAAACGAATGTAGTAAGTGAAAAGAATGAATATCCAAACGGAGTTACTTATCCTTTGTcatataatgatataaacaatgaattaaatgaaattaaTTCTTTTGGTGATTTAATTAATCCATTTGATTATTCACAAGAACCaagtaaaaaaattttcaccgataaaaaagaaagagaaagtttcataaataaaattaaagaacaaatagaattagaagaaaataaaattgaaaCAAATAAGGATTCTTACAAAAAAGAATCTgattcttttaataaaataaaaaacgAGTATGAAACATTActtaataatttttatgatacTAAATTTAGTAATAATGTAGATAGCAAGAAATTTGAAGAAATGATGAGTAAGAGATATTCTTATAATGTTGAGAAACATTCTTTCAATAATCGTTTTACTTCTTATGAAACTTCTCAATATAACattgaaaaattaaagaaatCTCTTAAATATATGGAAGATTATTCTTTAAGAAATGAAATAGCtgaaaaagaattaaattattataaggatttaaaaaacaaattaaaagCTGAAGTTACAAAATTAGCtgattatattaaaaaagatgaaGATGAAATTCTTGAAAAAACTTTAGAAGTATCTGACGTTGTAAGATTACAAGtacaaaaaattttattaatgaaaaaaattgaagaattaaaaaacGCTGAAATgcttttaaaaaatataggattaaaacataatatacACGTTCCAACTGTATACAAGCCAGAAAAAATGCAAGAaccatattatttaatagcattaaaaaaagaagtcgataaattaaaagattTCATACCTAAGGTTAAATCATTAatagaaaatgaagaaaagGTTACACCTCCTGCTCAGGTAGTTGGATCATCAGAAACATCCGTAGAAACAACATCAACAGGGGCTTCAACAGTAACTACAGAATCTCAAAGAACAGTAGAAGTACCAGAACAATCAACATTACAAACAGAAACCTCAACACCAACAACAACACCaatatcatcatcatcgtcatcatcatcatcgTCGTCAACATCACCAGCAACAACACCAACACCAACAGCAACAACACCAACAGCAACAACAGCAACAACACCAACACCAACAACACCAACAACACCAACACCAACAACACCAACAACACCAACAACACCAGAAAAACCTGAAACAGTATCAAGTGAAAATACTTCGGTAGAAAAAACTAATAAACCAGAACACGATAATACTGAAAAGGTTTCAAAATTAGAATATCttgaaaaattatatgaatttttaaatacttcatatatatgtcaCAAATACATTTTGGTATCAAACTCAACTATGAACAAAAGTttattagaaaaatataaaattgaaaataatgagGAAGCCAAATTAAAATCATGTGATCCATtagatttattatttaatattcaaaataatataccTGTAATGTATTCTATGTTTGATAGCGTAAGCAATAATATACAACAACTATTTATGgaaatatatgaaaaagaaatgatTTATAATTTACATAAACTTAAGAGCAATGAAAAAGTTAAAGCATTATTAAATATGGAATCTTCAGATGAATCAGAAAAGGGAAAAACAGCTTCAAGTGAATCAAATCCATCACAAGAACCAAGTGAAACCAATTCAACCGTTGTACAGGCAAGTGATGATACTGCATCATCATCAACtttgaataataatgtaGAAGGACTTGCAAGTTTATTGAATCTTGGAGAAACCAAAAACTTTTACCAATCAATAATAGAAGGCCAAAAAAATTCTgaaaatttttatgaaaaattcTTAAAAGATATCGATGCAAATTATAATGTATCTTTTAAAGATTTTGTAAAATCTAAAGCTAGTAATATCAATTCATTGAATGATGAAGaagtaaaaaaattagaagaagaaattaagaaattaaaagaaaCTTTACAGTTATCatttgatttatataataMatataaattaaaattagaaagattatttgataaaaaRAAAACAGTTGGTCAATATAAAATGCAAATTAAAAAACTTACCTTATTAAAAGAAAGATTAGAATCAAAATTGAATTCACTTAATAATCCAAATCATGTATTACAAAACTTTTCTGTTTTCtttaacaaaaaaagaGAAGCTGAAAAAACAGAAACTGCAAACACATTagaaaatacaaaaatgTTATTGAAACATTATAAAGGACTTGTTAAATATTATAGTGGTGAATCATCTCCATTAAAAACTTTAAGTGAAGAATCAATTCAAACAGAAGANNNNNNNNNNNNNNNNNNNNNNNNNNNNNNNNNNNNNNNNNNNNNNNNNNNNNNNNNNNNNNNNNNNNNNNNNNNNNNNNNNNNNNNNNNNNNNNNNNNNNNNNNNNNNNNNNNNNNNNNNNNNNNNNNNNNNNNNNNNNNNNNNNNNNNNNNNNNNNNNNNNNNNNNNNNNNNNNNNNNNNNNNNNNNNNNNNNNNNNNNNNNNNNNNNNNNNNNNNNNNNNNNNNNNNNNNNNNNNNNNNNNNNNNNNNNNNNNNNNNNNNNNNNNNNNNNNNNNNNNNNNNNNNNNNNNNNNNNNNNNNNNNNNNNNNNNNNNNNNNNNNNNNNNNNNNNNNNNNNNNNNNNNNNNNNNNNNNNNNNNNNNNNNNNNNNNNNNNNNNNNNNNNNNNNNNNNNNNNNNNNNNNNNNNNNNNNNNNNNNNNNNNNNNNNNNNNNNNNNNNNNNNNNNNNNNNNNNNNNNNNNNNNNNNNNNNNNNNNNNNNNNNNNNNNNNNNNNNNNNNNNNNNNNNNNNNNNNNNNNNNNNNNNNNNNNNNNNNNNNNNNNNNNNNNNNNNNNNNNNNNNNNNNNNNNNNNNNNNNNNNNNNNNNNNNNNNNNNNNNNNNNNNNNNNNNNNNNNNNNNNNNNNNNNNNNNNNNNNNNNNNNNNNNNNNNNNNNNNNNNNNNNNNNNNNNNNNNNNNNNNNNNNNNNNNNNNNNNNNNNNNNNNNNNNNNNNNNNNNNNNNNNNNNNNNNNNNNNNNNNNNNNNNNNNNNNNNNNNNNNNNNNNNNNNNNNNNNNNNNNNNNNNNNNNNNNNNNNNNNNNNNNNNNNNNNNNNNNNNNNNNNNNNNNNNNNNNNNNNNNNNNNNNNNNNNNNNNNNNNNNNNNNNNNNNNNNNNNNNNNNNNNNNNNNNNNNNNNNNNNNNNNNNNNNNNNNNNNNNNNNNNNNNNNNNNNNNNNNNNNNNNNNNNNNNNNNNNNNNNNNNNNNNNNNNNNNNNNNNNNNNNNNNNNNNNNNNNNNNNNNNNNNNNNNNNNNNNNNNNNNNNNNNNNNNNNNNNNNNNNNNNNNNNNNNNNNNNNNNNNNNNNNNNNNNNNNNNNNNNNNNNNNNNNNNNNNNNNNNNNNNNNNNNNNNNNNNNNNNNNNNNNNNNNNNNNNNNNNNNNNNNNNNNNNNNNNNNNNNNNNNNNNNNNNNNNNNNNNNNNNNNNNNNNNNNNNNNNNNNNNNNNNNNNNNNNNNNNNNNNNNNNNNNNNNNNNNNNNNNNNNNNNNNNNNNNNNNNNNNNNNNNNNNNNNNNNNNNNNNNNNNNNNNNNNNNNNNNNNNNNNNNNNNNNNNNNNNNNNNNNNNNNNNNNNNNNNNNNNNNNNNNNNNNNNNNNNNNNNNNNNNNNNNNNNNNNNNNNNNNNNNNNNNNNNNNNNNNNNNNNNNNNNNNNNNNNNNNNNNNNNNNNNNNNNNNNNNNNNNNNNNNNNNNNNNNNNNNNNNNNNNNNNNNNNNNNNNNNNNNNNNNNNNNNNNNNNNNNNNNNNNNNNNNNNNNNNNNNNNNNNNNNNNNNNNNNNNNNNNNNNNNNNNNNNNNNNNNNNNNNNNNNNNNNNNNNNNNNNNNNNNNNNNNNNNNNNNNNNNNNNNNNNNNNNNNNNNNNNNNNNNAAAATGTAGGAGTTAAAAGATGTTactttaattttttttttgaaaatatatatatatatatatataaatatattttttaaaaatatatattggtatatatatatatatatatatatatatatattaatatatacatataaatattacacaatatatataataatatatatatttagtAATATAGGAATAGTGATATTTTAGTCATgtttcaaaatattttaaaaaatgataaatattataataaaaaaaaaaaaaaaaaaaaaattatacatttatacatttttacatatatatattatattttttttttttcttttcaagttctattttatatttatatatagatttAATAGCaaatcttttaaaataaaaaaagtacagtaaaatttattatatgtattatatatataaatatatttacgtatataattatgtataatatatatatatattttttttttttacgCATACA contains these protein-coding regions:
- a CDS encoding merozoite surface protein 1, with protein sequence MKVIFFLCSFLFFIINTRCVTHQSYQELVKKLEALEDAVLTGYNIFQKEKMVLNNNSVSTSSSSNDSKPKTYNDLKVRVKNYLLTIYELKYPQLXELANHIMTLSDSESGLKYLIDGYEEINELLYKLNFYYDLLRAKLNDECANNICQVPFNLKIRPKELDMLRKVVFGYRKPLDNIKDDITKMEDYIKKNDTTIKSIEELIKETKKTIEQNKKTNASEDEKKKLYQAQYDLFIYNKQLEEAHNLISVLAKRIDTLKKNEKISELLKKIEDIKKPKPPTSADATHTLTDDDNKNIAKHEADIKDIAKTIKFDIDSLFTDPLELEYYLREKSKNIDIGAKVETNVVSEKNEYPNGVTYPLSYNDINNELNEINSFGDLINPFDYSQEPSKKIFTDKKERESFINKIKEQIELEENKIETNKDSYKKESDSFNKIKNEYETLLNNFYDTKFSNNVDSKKFEEMMSKRYSYNVEKHSFNNRFTSYETSQYNIEKLKKSLKYMEDYSLRNEIAEKELNYYKDLKNKLKAEVTKLADYIKKDEDEILEKTLEVSDVVRLQVQKILLMKKIEELKNAEMLLKNIGLKHNIHVPTVYKPEKMQEPYYLIALKKEVDKLKDFIPKVKSLIENEEKVTPPAQVVGSSETSVETTSTGASTVTTESQRTVEVPEQSTLQTETSTPTTTPISSSSSSSSSSSTSPATTPTPTATTPTATTATTPTPTTPTTPTPTTPTTPTTPEKPETVSSENTSVEKTNKPEHDNTEKVSKLEYLEKLYEFLNTSYICHKYILVSNSTMNKSLLEKYKIENNEEAKLKSCDPLDLLFNIQNNIPVMYSMFDSVSNNIQQLFMEIYEKEMIYNLHKLKSNEKVKALLNMESSDESEKGKTASSESNPSQEPSETNSTVVQASDDTASSSTLNNNVEGLASLLNLGETKNFYQSIIEGQKNSENFYEKFLKDIDANYNVSFKDFVKSKASNINSLNDEEVKKLEEEIKKLKETLQLSFDLYNXYKLKLERLFDKKKTVGQYKMQIKKLTLLKERLESKLNSLNNPNHVLQNFSVFFNKKREAEKTETANTLENTKMLLKHYKGLVKYYSGESSPLKTLSEESIQTE